CCGTCGTTAGCACTCGATCTGCAAGAAGAGTTTCGCCCGATCTTTTGCGATGCGTTCGTTACACGGCTTGTCAATCGCGGTGTCGTGACTCACGATAACTTTCGGGATGACAATCGATTGAGCGACGATGCGTTCAAAACGTATCTCTCAAAGTTCGACGAATACATGCAAGAGGAGTTCACTCATCCCCACTTCGAGTATACCGTTTCGCGACGGAAGGCCATCCGGCAACAATCAATCCTTCTCCGGAAGGCAATTACAGGAGAAATGGACGAGTATCACGCACTTACGTTTGACAGATAACGATGCGTCTCGCAATCACCTATGACGTTAGTAAGGACTCGAATCGGCGACGAGTGTACCGGACGCTCGAGCGCTACGGTGCCTGGAAACAGTACAGCGTATTCGAACTGGAGATTTCGAAGACCGATCGTGTTGAGTTAGAAGACGAACTTGAATCGCACATTGAGCCGTCCGACGGTGATCGAATTCGGATCTACCGACTTTGTGAATCGTGTGTCGAC
This is a stretch of genomic DNA from Natronolimnobius sp. AArcel1. It encodes these proteins:
- the cas2 gene encoding CRISPR-associated endonuclease Cas2, with product MRLAITYDVSKDSNRRRVYRTLERYGAWKQYSVFELEISKTDRVELEDELESHIEPSDGDRIRIYRLCESCVDAIEDIGDSQPSEQSNVI